A region of the Apium graveolens cultivar Ventura chromosome 6, ASM990537v1, whole genome shotgun sequence genome:
TGAACTTGTGATCATAAATAAGCAAACGACTCCAAGCACAGTTTCACACAATTAGCAAACTGCTTGCGGATAAAATAATTAAGAAGGTGCTTCATACACAAAAATGAACAAGTTCGTAAGCATGATATCATCATTTACccaatattttataaattatttaaactCCTAACCAATAAGCTCAAGTGCTTTAGCAAATCAAATACAAGTAGTACAATTTTTGGCTCTACCTCATTTACCAGGTAGATGGTTTtatatctttggctctacaacaCCCTAACACCTCAACATCGCCTAAATCTATTTACAACAACTATGTAAAAACTTTTTACAACTAAATATATTTGGAGCCTGGATTCCTTACGTGCTTCAAGGGAACCAAAGAGTTTGAATGAAAACAAACTTGAACCAGTAAATTCCAAACCTGTTAGAGTAGGAATGAGTTTGTTTTTATCACACCAGTGTATCAAACTAGTTTATAAGCAATAACAACATATAACTTTTACGAACTAGGACATGCTTACTTTCATTTTTATATGGGGCAAAATGTTTGGATTTCATCATACCCTGCTAAAAATCCTCTACACAAACGAAGAATATTACACAATGCTACAACAACAACAAAAAACATCGACAATGATGACCCCTAGCGTTTAGAAGAAAATGTACTATTTAGGTAAGCGCTTGTAGTTACTCGTGATACAAATTGttggtttattcatttatttCAGGACGTGCAACTCACCACCATATTCTACATGTACAATCCAGACAAAAATTCATTATGCGGTTTCTAACTATTTAACACCATCCTATATAAATGGTATCACCTACAGTATTATATAAAATCAACTACATAAATCCATATTATATTCCCACACTACCACTCCCTCAAACTCAAGTTCCGCTTCACTAAACTTAGCTCAACTTAGTTCAATTCCAATAACTACAATATTTCTCGAGATAAACAAAAAACACAAACCAACACTAAACTCTTATCACAacataaatacataatattacaTAAACTCGACAAAAATGACTCACGTCCTGAGCCATTTGAGTAACAATATCCGCAAAATCCGAAGCAACGCCTTCATCATTTTCCCTATCGGAAAACTCAACCGAATCAATCGTGATTTGCACCTCTGAAACGACAAGTCACCGCGAACCTACACAAACACAAAACATGAAATCACACCATAAATTCAACAAATTCATCAAATTCAACAAAAAAAGCACTCGAAACATCGAAACAATCGCATACCATAGACCAGTAAAGCTCGTAGAGAAATCTAACAATCGGAACCGATATAAATAGGGCCCACATATAAACCCCCCCAAATTAGGATTTGAAATCCCCataattaacaaattaaaataagaatttataaacaaataataaaaaaatgccCCAAAATTAAGGATTATAAACCCCAGATTAACAAATTAAATCAAGTTCGTACCTGTAATTACACCTAAGTGGAGCTTTGAAACATAGCTGAAATGATGAAATAGAGTTTTAAATGAGAAGCTTCAGTGAGATGTGCGGCGGGGAGATGTGCGACGGCGAGATGAGCGGATGAGCAGCAGCGAGAGAGTGTTTGTGTGGAGAGTAAGATGAACTTGTGTTTGTGTTTTTTCTTTTCTaagttttttattttaatttgtgtGGGTTATTTTAGGTAGAGCGGGACTTTTCCCCtgtttttttgtaatttttttgcATATCTAAGGTAACATGCATAAGGGTGTTGGCCTACCAAATTTAAGGCAACATTTAAAGTAATATTTGGTTATGATGTTGCTATATAtcatttttttcaatttcttgCCACATAAGACTACATTTTTTGTGGCAACATCATTTTTGGACGTTGCTGAAGGCCATTTATGTGGTTGTGAGATGATGCCATGGCCAATTACATAAGGGTCATGAAAGGAATATTGACTCAATTTGATAAATGGTACGCGGAACATGTACCGAGAGAGAATAACACTACGTCCGACACCCTTTCCAAGTTCACCTCGTCTGAAATCAAAAACTATCCAAGAAGTATCTACTTCCAAGTCCTGAGGATCCCGATAATTCATGCTATAAACCTGATAACACCAATTAGTTTGACTAGTTGATGGATTGACTCCATAGAGAACCACCTTAAGACGGGTTGGCTCCCGGATGATGCCCAAGAGGCACGCAAGTTATCAATAAGAGCATTGAGGTACTCTTTAATTAAAGGTCTTTTATGCAAGAGGTCTTTCataatcccatatttgaagtgcTTAAGACCTCATTAGCTAGAGGAGGCACTGAAGGAAGCCCACAAAGGGATTTGCGGACATTACTTTAGGGGTAGGGCCTTCACTCATAAGATAACCCAGCTGGGGTTTTACTGGCCAGCCATATTAGCCAGTGCAAAGGCTTATGTGAAAAAGTGTAATACATTCCAGAGGCACGTTTCTGTAGTTTGACAGCACCTAGAGAGGCTTACATCCATTAGCTCCCCCATCCCCTTCCCAATATGGGGAATGGACATACTAGGTCCCTTTCCTGTAGCATCGGGAAAAAGGAAGCTCATCGTGGTTGTCATTGACTACTTCACTAAGTAGATTTAGGCCAAAGCACtgccaagataaccaccaagaaAATTTCTCAATTCTTCTAGGAGAATGTAATATGTCGATTGGAATCCCACACATCCTCGTTACGAATAATTGGCAATAATTCGACAATGAAAAGTTTAAGGAGTACTGTAATGATAACATCATAGAACTTCGATTCATCTCAATTGCCCATCCCCAAGCGAATGGGCAAGCAGAGGTCGCTAATCGGATCATCCTTGATGGACTCAAAAAGAGGGCCGAAAGCCCAAGAAACACTTGGGTCGACGAATTTTTAGCTATACTCTGGGCATATCATACTACCTACAAAGATACAACTAAAGCTACCCCATTCATGTTGGTTTACGGAGCCGAGACAGTGGTGCCCCTTGAGATCACCCACGGATTATCAAAGGTTAAAGCTTATGAAGCGGAAATTAATAAAGAAGGAATGAGGCTTGCTCTCGACCTTATTGACAAGGTCAGCGACGAAGCCAACACCCGTAATGTGAAGCATCCGCGCAGAGCCTCCCTTTACTATAAAAGGAGGGTAAAAGAAAGGATTTTCCAACAAGAAGACATTTTGTTAAGGAAGATTGAGGTGTTAGGAGTTGGAGAGAAAGGAAAGttagccccaaattgggaaggacctCAGAAGGTCACAAAAACAATGGGACGAAGATCCTATAAGCAAGAGACTTTGGGCGGAGATGAGGTCCCCCGAACATGAAAATATGTTCAGAAGtatgattaaaattaaaaatttttgTTTATAACCCAAAATACTCACATGTGTAAAACCTTTAAAAAATCTTGTCTAATGTAGTAGTTATTTCAATATTGTAGACACAATTATTGGTGAAAATCCATCTAGAGGAGAATAGACAATTATAGTGCCACaagtaaaaaatttaaataaCAATGTGATTTAGTCCGATAGTAATAATAATGAATATTGCTTACTCTATTGTTGTTGTTCCCTACATTTAGTAAGCAATATAGTTACCCTAATGTGGTTCTTTAGGCTTCTTTTGGTATTAGTTTACAGACAGGTACAACACTTTTTGCTCAAAAGTTATGACAAAGGTGTTTGGTAACTTCTAAAAGCCCATGTATGGAAAAGTGCTTTTGGTTAAAAAGCATGTCCCCCATACTTCTCGAAAAAGCTGTTTCAGTTTCACCATCTTActttctcaaaaatattatttttatatattatatatcaaaatatgcataaatttaaaaaattaccaaacaatcATCTAATTTTTATGACATCACTTTTTTCACCAGCACTTTCTTTCGGAGCACATCAGTTTTAACCAGCACTCCCAAACGAAACCTCCACTAAGGAAACTTATTCTTATGGAATTAAATGATGTAAATAAATTATTGTTTGCCCCTTTAGGGATGAACATGGGATTCAAATATAATCTAATAGGTATGAAAGTGGGTTTTATTTTTTTAACTACCTGATGAAATTTAACCATTCTCTTTAATGTGAATTATTTTCTCAAACTCTTTCTGTGTCATGAAATTTTAATCGTTTAAAGTTTCAAAAAAATTTCATGTTAGAaataaagatattcaaaaaattaattaattatttggattgttttatttactaaaaaaacaaaaataattatcatatatttaacacacTTTAATTTTTTATGAATTTGACAAAAAATTAGTATATAAACGAAACTTGATTTACTATGCATTATCCATCTACAAATAATAAGGTGGTGGCCCTAATTGTCATTTTGATGTAAAAAATGGTCCCAAAAACGGTTTGGTGAACCgtgttaaaaattgttaaattatggtatactcttaaatataaaagtataaaAGAAAATAATATCAAAAACATAATATTAAGTGGTGTTTCAGCGTTCCTAAATATTACACCAAAACAAgctcaaaataaaaaaaaatcataagtTAAGTGAAGTAACATGATAGCCTTCAAAAAATAATGAAATGAAACAAAACGCTACACCGTGTAGAGTTTTGGGTTATTTTTGAAACATTAAACGATTTTGGGCCATAATTTTCAGAAGTGAAATTTTTGCCATTTTATATCCCAAAGTGACATTTTGGTCTATTTCTCGAAAAAATATTAGTTTAAAATCGAgtgaaattatttaaatttaggAGTGCCAAATAAATTCATTAGTAGAAAAATTCCATACACTTTTTGGAGATAAAATTGGAGCCAACAAATTTGGTCCAATTTAAAAAAATACAACAAATACAAAGTATTAATTTGCTACTCTTATATGTTAGAATTTACTGGGGCTCTTAAATTGGACACGACTTGGTAGAATTTAGGTGAGGTTGAGGTTGATTTTGTGTAGTTGTATTCAAGCCTTTATATGTGTGAACAATTTCACCTTGCACGTTTTGAAAAGTAGACTCAAATATTGTAAGTCATAATTATCGAAAttgttttattttgaaaatcttgTGAAAGTCTACCTCATAAATATACTTAAATACAAGACAAACCTTAAGAAATGAGAATCTACTAAAATAGAAGACAAACCATAAGAAATGAGAATATGTTCCCATTGTGTAGTTGTATAAATATTGTAAGTGATAATTCatatcaaaattaattttattttgaaaatcttgTCAAAGTCTACCTCCTTAAGCAAACCCTGATAAATGAGAATGTACTAAAATAGAAGGCAAAACCTGAGAAATGAGAATCTATTCCTCTGCGTACTAAAATAAATCTTTGTAATTTACATAACAAATTATCAACTCTTGTCCAGTGGGGTGTTAAAAAACCATTGGCTGATGTTGTGTTATAAATTAAAAATGTATACATATGGTATGGAGGGGAGATGACTATATTTTTATAGCGGTTAAAGTAATTTTTTAATGTATATGTTGTAAATAAAAAGCTTGTGCTCAAAAGTAGGTAGAGATAATTTATTCATACAATTATATTATTTTGTCATTTTAGTTGACACAAATTATTACATCCtaatttttactttttatttgtaaattttgtaTATAATGCACCCTAGCTTGCTACCAAAATGGCACATATAATTCTCAACATCTTGAGTTCTTCCACAGTCATGAACTTAGCATGAAAAAAATAATAGTCAAAATGAGTTTCTAATACTTCTTCAATTATAAAAATATCCCTTTACCAACTTGGTATAAAGTTTTTATTTCTAAACTTTCAAAAAATTTGCACAACATTTCTTCAATATCAAGGTGATAAAAATAATTGACCAGGCATGCTTTATATTTGTTCCCACATACATATTATATAACCCAACTTTTTAACATTATGAAATTAAATGatatttatttttgcttataaAAGTGGGTGAATCTATTTCACTAGTTGATTATAAATTGTAAAATTGTGTTCACCCTAAACTAATTCATCTTAAACTAATTCATCTTGAAAATATAGATATTCCAGTACTTAAGAAATTaacaacaaaaaaataattaaggaAATCACAATTCACCCCCCATATATATGTAAAGATTGAGAATTGTCAACAAAAACCATGGAAATACTAATGATCTATATAGTATTAATGATTcatgaaataaaaaaaaagaatCTTATGAAATATTTTCATATGTTGTTTTTCATTTAAGGGGAAGCTTAAATGAATTCTTCACTCTGATGAGCTTTCCAACATCAACTAGTTGTTTAAGCTTACGAAGCAGGGTCTTTCTAAAATTAGTTGGAAGATGATCGTAATTGTTTTCTACAAATTTGGCTATTGCTATGCAGCTTGAACCCTTTCTGCTCCCCAGAGTTGAGACTGCATGATTTATCATCTACATATAAAAGAAAAGACCTTGAATACAATTTGTATCTCACAACTGTATGTAACTATTATTCAAACATcatttacaaaataaatataatataccTGTTCCTAAGTAGGATTAGAAGGAGGTGGAATATAAGTATTTGGTTCAGCATTCATCATTAGAACCATGCTTTGATGTGCACTCAGTTGGATGTTAAACTCTAAGCCCTGTAAATGCTTCAACTTTAAATCTTAACTTTTATTTGAAACCTCAAGCTTGAAAATTAACACAATCCCTCAACTTGAAACCCTTTTGCTCCACACCCTAGTTCAAGGTCTTCTTGGTTGAAGTGAGACAAGGGGAATGATTTTATACTTGAAACCCTTTTGCTCTCACTTAATATTTTCACTTCACTTAAATTTCATTAACGGCTAGTTGAAATCCAAGTAACCAGGTCAGCACATAAACtagatttttgaaataattatttattattttttaatttgtttaacttgaaattttaaaaaaaattacatatacaAAAAGTACCAAGAGTTACTTGTATTTCAAATTTATAAGCTactaaaatgaaaaaaaaatcaaCTCCAAATCTATTATATTCTATGTCAAAacaataatataattataatcttttatcaaaaatataaatgtttatttttaaCCGAAAATACTTGCATGTGTAAAACCTTTAAAAAATGATGTCCCATAGCTGTTTCAACATTCTAGAGGCAAATTCTTGgtaaaaatttatatatattagaatAGACAGGTATGGTGCTAGAAATTAAAAAACTTAAATAAGGATGTGATTGTTGGTTTAATCTCAACATTGTTCGTTTATTTATTTATGCAAATTAATGATATACGTGCGTGTTTGTGGGTTTTCGGTTTGTCTGACTTGGTCTGCAAACTGGCCTGAGTTTTCTAGGAGTTAGTAGCAGTATGGAGTCTGTTTAGCATTTC
Encoded here:
- the LOC141666066 gene encoding uncharacterized protein LOC141666066 is translated as MLVYGAETVVPLEITHGLSKVKAYEAEINKEGMRLALDLIDKVSDEANTRNVKHPRRASLYYKRRVKERIFQQEDILLRKIEVLGVGEKGKLAPNWEGPQKVTKTMGRRSYKQETLGGDEVPRT